In Portunus trituberculatus isolate SZX2019 chromosome 33, ASM1759143v1, whole genome shotgun sequence, the following proteins share a genomic window:
- the LOC123512337 gene encoding serine/threonine-protein phosphatase 6 catalytic subunit-like codes for MADVDKWIEVAKECKYLPENDLKRLCESVCELLLEEGNIQPVSSPVTVCGDIHGQFYDLEELFRTGGQVPDTNYIFMGDFVDRGYYSLETLTRLLTLKVKWPHKITLLRGNHESRQITQVYGFYDECQNKYGNVNAWKYCCKVFDLLTIAAIIDDEILCVHGGLSPEINTLDQIRTINRNQEIPHKGAFCDLVWSDPEEIESWSMSPRGAGWLFGASVTQKFTETNNLRLICRAHQLVNEGIKYMFDGKLVTVWSAPNYCYRAGNVASILCFTSTTEKQAKLFDAVPDDKRIIPPVHTTPYFL; via the exons ATGGCGGACGTTGACAAGTGGATCGAGGTGGCCAAAGAGTGCAAGTATCTACCAGAAAACGACCTTAAG AGACTGTGTGAGTCAGTATGTGAGTTACTATTAGAGGAAGGCAATATCCAGCCGGTGTCCAGTCCTGTTACTGTCTGCGGGGATATCCATGGCcag TTTTATGACCTGGAGGAGCTGTTCAGGACGGGAGGGCAGGTGCCAGATACGAATTACATCTTCATGGGTGACTTTGTGGACCGGGGTTACTACAGCCTGGAGACACTCACTCGCCTCCTCACACTGAAGGTGAAGTGGCCCCACAAGATCACACTGCTCAGGGGGAACCACGAGTCACGCCAGATTACTCAAGTTTATGGATTTTATG ATGAGTGCCAGAATAAGTATGGAAATGTGAATGCCTGGAAATACTGCTGCAAAGTATTTGATCTCCTAACTATAGCTGCG ATCATAGACGATGAAATTCTGTGTGTGCACGGAGGCCTGTCACCGGAGATTAACACCCTGGACCAGATCAGAACCATTAACCGAAACCAAGAGATTCCACATAAAG GTGCCTTCTGCGACCTGGTGTGGAGCGACCCTGAGGAGATTGAGTCGTGGTCCATGTCGCCGCGAGGGGCCGGCTGGCTCTTTGGTGCATCCGTCACTCAGAAGTTCACCGAAACCAACAATCTGAGGCTCATCTGTCGGGCCCACCAGCTTGTCAATgaag gcATCAAGTATATGTTTGATGGCAAGCTGGTGACAGTGTGGTCGGCCCCGAACTACTGCTACAGAGCTGGCAATGTGGCTTCCATCCTGTGCTTCACTTCCACCACCGAGAAGCAGGCCAAGCTGTTTGATGCCGTGCCAGATGACAAGAGAATCATTCCCCCGGTCCACACCACACCTTACTTCCTCTGA
- the LOC123512184 gene encoding uncharacterized protein LOC123512184, protein MSPALLHALARPLSLSVRGLHRATQLALRHTTTTRRKCLHNRTALCEARAVRYCSGHTTHGPDSFITAPEEDEIEKHLMAPDSLSKAHQTDLSSLATSEEFLLPSQQRRKESNLLVVKIKECESVAAAFEVYERHNDVMETKHCLALLEKLGVLAKNSEDSSAQTQQSEGFSALCDQLYSQCRRMEVDDWLNLLKYLCLLRVPATSKLCQVALQMLKHQINDLTLKQLIFLDFLLKKMERTPLSEALLTATPILLSNILPSAFLNELSFSYLSLAFTICCQGKVKGLGILLQEMYKRGSVRDTILAMSLVWSLTRVSSPQLQRRLLTQEEQLTREVIMKECLETLARDTDSLSSHQMESTLTKLSMGHDFGDRSCYNERFLNAAASFVCRHSLPFEKTAHTITKMSKMNYISEELVQYAVKLMISQPEDISQAKVGMVSLLSAVTVTPLPPEELKAVLDVMMTHKSLQMNSEYYKKPLLQVAVELLSVEYYHPQLMQILTSPDTLSLFMSKYHKENINHSRLVDVDQALGRLVSSPHRVPETFLEPGRRLRASQQPTRSFLKAMLHQILPDPSYLMSGLLSGGGIFIDHLLVLDPEGEPIKLTSAKDPINKNQFISSLDLPVSATKIAIMDIGSRGAYRPAGVLKAPQRLRQRLLEAEGFRVLPLLQLVIFHHHEEEKILYVKRELMDAGLSLSYEVEER, encoded by the exons ATGTCTCCAGCACTGCTGCACGCCCTGGCCCGGCCGCTGAGCCTCAGTGTGCGGGGATTGCACCGGGCAACACAGCTGGCACTcaggcacaccaccaccacaaggagGAAGTGCTTGCATAACAGAACAGCATTGTGTGAGGCTAGGGCTGTCCGGTACTGCTCAG GCCACACAACACATGGGCCAGATTCCTTCATCACAGCACCGGAGGAGGATGAGATAGAGAAGCACCTTATGGCCCCTGACTCCCTCTCCAAGGCACATCAGACTGACCTTTCCAGCTTAGCCACCTCTGAAGAATTCCTGTTACCCAGCCAACAAAGACGGAAAGAGAGTAACCTGCTGGTGGTGAAGATCAAGGAGTGCGAGAGTGTTGCTGCTGCCTTTGAAGTATATGAAAGGCACAATGATGTCATGGAGACCAAGCACTGTTTGGCACTCTTGGAAAAGCTTGGGGTCCTTGCAAAGAATAG CGAGGATTCCAGTGCACAGACACAACAGAGTGAGGGATTCAGTGCTCTGTGTGACCAGCTGTACTCTCAGTGTCGCCGAATGGAGGTGGACGACTGGCTGAATCTCCTGAAGTACCTGTGTCTTCTAAGGGTTCCTGCCACCTCTAAGCTCTGCCAAGTTGCTCTTCAG atGTTGAAGCACCAGATTAATGACTTGACCCTGAAGCAACTGATCTTCCTGGACTTTCTACTGAAGAAGATGGAACGCACCCCACTCTCAGAGGCACTGCTCACTGCCACTCCTATCCTTCTCAGCAACATCCTGCCCTCAGCATTCCTCAACGagctctccttctcctacttgtccctg GCATTCACCATCTGCTGCCAGGGGAAGGTGAAGGGCCTGGGCATCCTTCTGCAGGAGATGTACAAGCGAGGCAGCGTACGGGACACAATCTTAGCCATGAGTCTTGTTTGGAGCCTGACTCGTGTGTCCTCGCCGCAGCTGCAGAGGAGACTGTTGACGCAGGAGGAGCAGCTGACCAGGGAGGTGATCATGAAGGAGTGCTTGGAGACTCTGGCCAGGGATACAGACTCACTCTCTTCccatcag ATGGAGTCGACCCTGACCAAGCTGAGTATGGGCCATGATTTTGGGGACAGGAGCTGCTATAATGAGAGGTTCCTGAACGCTGCGGCTTCCTTTGTGTGCCGTCACTCTCTCCCCTTTGAGAAGAcagcacacaccatcaccaaaatGTCTAAAATG AATTACATCTCAGAGGAACTAGTGCAGTATGCCGTGAAGCTCATGATTTCACAGCCAGAGGACATATCACAGGCCAAGGTGGGGATGGTGTCACTGCTCTCAGCCGTCACCGTCACGCCGCTGCCCCCTGAAGAACTCAAGGCTGTGCTGGATGTTATGATGACACACAAATCCCTCCAAATGAACTCT GAATACTACAAGAAACCACTACTGCAGGTGGCTGTAGAACTCCTGAGTGTTGAGTACTACCACCCCCAGCTGATGCAGATCCTCACCTCCCCAGACACTCTTAGCCT GTTCATGTCGAAGTACCACAAGGAGAACATCAATCACAGCCGGCTGGTGGATGTGGACCAGGCCCTTGGGAGGCTGGTGTCGTCCCCACATAGGGTCCCCGAGACCTTCCTGGAGCCCGGCAGGAGGTTGAGGGCCAGCCAGCAGCCCACCAGGTCCTTCCTCAAAGCCATGCTCCACCAGATCCTGCCAGATCCAAGCTACCTCATGTCTGGACTGCTGAGTGGTGGGGGAATATTCATAG ACCACCTTTTAGTGTTGGATCCAGAGGGAGAACCCATCAAGCTGACCAGTGCCAAGGACCCAATCAATAAGAACCAGTTCATCTCCTCCCTGGACCTGCCTGTCAGTGCCACCAA AATCGCCATCATGGACATCGGGTCACGGGGAGCGTACAGGCCGGCTGGAGTGTTGAAGGCCCCACAGAGACTAAGACAGAGGTTGCTAGAGGCGGAGGGCTTCAGAGTGCTGCCTTTGCTACAGCTGGTCATCTTTCATCaccatgaggaggagaaaattctATATGTGAAGAGAGAATTAATGGATGCTggtctctctctcagctatgaagtggaggagagataa